One window from the genome of Candidatus Eisenbacteria bacterium encodes:
- a CDS encoding acyl-CoA dehydrogenase family protein, producing MPRATRMDFYDVDSLLTEEEIQIRDAVGDWVDERFLPIVEDAYDEAYFPKDVIPELAGMGLFGATLPEKYGCAGIGPVAYGLTMQELERGDSGLRSFASVQGSLCMYPIFAYGSEEQREKWLPRMAKGEVIGCFGLTEPDFGSDPGGMITRAKRVDGGYVLNGAKMWITNGTVADLAIVWAKLHDPEKGREAIAGFLVEKGSRGFTAPEQKRKHSLRASVTSELVLQDVFVPESHRLPEGNGLKAPLGCLTQARFGIAFGVVGAAMACFEEAARYSKARVMFGKPIGSYQLVQAELAKMLTEIVKAQLLALQCGRMKERGVCRPEHVSMAKRNNCEIALEIARRARDILGANGITSEYPVMRHMCNLESVKTYEGTHNIHTLVLGEQVTGIAAYR from the coding sequence ATGCCCCGCGCCACGCGCATGGACTTCTACGACGTTGACTCGCTGCTCACCGAGGAAGAGATCCAGATCCGCGACGCGGTCGGGGACTGGGTGGACGAGCGCTTCCTCCCCATCGTCGAGGACGCCTACGACGAGGCCTACTTCCCGAAGGACGTGATTCCCGAGCTGGCCGGGATGGGGCTGTTCGGCGCGACGCTTCCCGAGAAGTACGGCTGCGCCGGCATCGGTCCGGTCGCCTACGGCCTGACGATGCAGGAGCTCGAACGGGGCGACTCGGGCCTGCGCAGCTTCGCGTCGGTGCAGGGCTCGCTCTGCATGTACCCGATCTTCGCGTACGGCTCCGAGGAGCAGCGCGAAAAGTGGCTGCCGCGGATGGCGAAGGGCGAGGTCATCGGCTGCTTCGGCCTGACCGAACCCGACTTCGGGTCCGACCCGGGAGGCATGATCACGCGCGCGAAGCGGGTGGACGGCGGATACGTCCTGAACGGCGCGAAGATGTGGATCACCAACGGTACCGTGGCGGACCTCGCGATCGTGTGGGCCAAGCTCCACGATCCGGAAAAGGGCCGCGAGGCCATCGCCGGATTTCTCGTCGAGAAGGGCTCCCGGGGATTCACGGCGCCCGAGCAGAAGCGCAAGCATTCGCTGCGCGCCTCGGTGACCAGCGAACTGGTGCTGCAGGACGTGTTCGTGCCCGAGTCGCACCGGCTGCCCGAGGGCAACGGTCTCAAGGCCCCGCTCGGCTGCCTCACCCAGGCGCGCTTCGGCATCGCCTTCGGCGTGGTGGGGGCAGCCATGGCCTGCTTCGAGGAGGCGGCGCGGTACAGCAAGGCGCGCGTCATGTTCGGCAAGCCGATCGGCTCCTACCAGCTCGTGCAGGCCGAACTGGCGAAGATGCTCACCGAGATCGTCAAGGCGCAGCTGCTCGCCCTCCAGTGCGGGCGCATGAAGGAGCGCGGCGTGTGCCGCCCGGAGCACGTCTCGATGGCGAAGCGCAACAATTGCGAGATCGCGCTCGAGATCGCCCGCCGGGCCCGGGACATCCTCGGCGCCAACGGCATCACCTCCGAGTACCCGGTCATGCGGCACATGTGCAACCTCGAATCGGTCAAGACCTACGAGGGTACCCACAACATCCACACGCTCGTGCTCGGCGAGCAGGTCACGGGGATCGCGGCCTACCGCTGA